One region of Anaerobranca californiensis DSM 14826 genomic DNA includes:
- the rpoB gene encoding DNA-directed RNA polymerase subunit beta → MLKPVKVGRRIRQSFSRINEVIDLPDLIEVQKSSYNWFLEVGLKEMLQDISPIKDFTGNLILEFIGYQLGKPKYSVEDCKERDATYSAPLKVQVRLINQETGEVKEQEVFMGDFPLMTANGTFIVNGAERVIVSQLVRSPGVYYNTQKDPSGKDLFFGTIIPNRGAWLEFETDSNDVVYVRVDRTRKVPVTVLLRALGYGTDHEILDLFDDDPRIKNTLEKDHTDSFEAGVLEIYKRLRPGEPANLENARTLLESLFFDARRYDLAPVGRYKVNKKLQVKWRLLNKKLAETIVTEDGEILAEAGQYLDEETLDNILKTEGIPVKYKVFNTEGKPVLVIGNGNQPKRLLHITREDIVASIGYLLNLMDGIGNVDDIDHLGNRRLRCVGELLQNQFRIGLSRMERVVRERMTIQDIDSITPSVLINIRPVVAAIKEFFGSSQLSQFMDQHNPLAELTHKRRLSALGPGGLSRDRAGFEVRDVHHSHYGRMCPIETPEGPNIGLIGNLSTFARVNEYGFIETPYRKVNKAEGRVLDEIVYLTADDEDQYVIAQANAPVDENGYFLTERVTTRYRHEILSKSPNQVDFMDVSPKQVFSVATGLIPFLENDDANRALMGANMQRQAVPLLTTQAPLVGTGLEYRAAKDSGVVVIALADGIVEKVTSTEITIKRANPGDNQDRIINGISKEIFPKNSYNGRDIYILTKFQRSNQGTCINQKPIVHTGDKVTAGDIIADGPSTDQGELALGKNVLVAFMTWEGYNYEDAILLSEKLVKEDVFTSIHIEEYEAEARDTKLGPEEITREIPNVGEDALKDLDERGIIRIGAEVRPGDILVGKVTPKGETELTAEERLLRAIFGEKAREVRDTSLRVPHGEAGRIVDVKVFNREDGDELPPGVNQLVRVYIAQKRKISEGDKMAGRHGNKGVIARILPEEDMPFLADGTPVEVVLNPLGVPSRMNIGQVLETHLGWAAKTLGYHIATPVFDGARENDVFDLLKQAGLPENGKTVLYDGRTGERFDNEVTVGYVYMLKLAHLVDDKIHARSTGPYSLVTQQPLGGKAQFGGQRFGEMEVWALEAYGAAHTLQEILTVKSDDVVGRVKTYEAIVKGENIPEPGVPESFKVLIKELQSLCMDVKILGENYDEIEIKESDDDEPRELEVNLEGKEEEPITKPVPNIPTSVDQSEEEVEELENDDDLDGEIDLEPITTDDDHENFPFDEQDDFDDYDDYDDYDDYDDYGSKPKKSKKSKFRDDSYLSDDDL, encoded by the coding sequence ATGTTAAAACCCGTCAAGGTAGGGAGAAGGATTAGACAGTCTTTCTCAAGAATTAATGAGGTCATCGACTTACCAGACCTAATAGAAGTTCAGAAAAGTTCTTACAATTGGTTTTTAGAAGTAGGGCTTAAAGAAATGCTCCAAGATATTTCACCAATAAAAGATTTTACAGGTAATCTAATTCTTGAATTTATTGGCTACCAACTAGGTAAACCCAAATACTCTGTGGAAGATTGTAAAGAAAGGGATGCTACATATTCTGCACCATTAAAAGTTCAAGTAAGGTTAATTAACCAAGAAACTGGAGAAGTAAAAGAACAGGAAGTATTTATGGGAGACTTCCCATTGATGACTGCTAATGGAACTTTTATCGTTAATGGTGCTGAAAGGGTAATAGTTAGCCAATTAGTAAGATCTCCTGGGGTATATTACAATACCCAAAAAGATCCATCAGGTAAAGACTTATTCTTTGGAACTATTATACCTAATAGGGGTGCATGGTTAGAATTCGAGACTGATAGTAATGATGTTGTTTATGTACGGGTTGACCGTACAAGAAAAGTTCCTGTAACCGTCCTTTTAAGGGCTTTAGGATATGGCACTGATCATGAAATTTTAGATTTGTTTGACGATGATCCTAGAATTAAAAATACATTAGAAAAGGACCACACCGATTCTTTTGAAGCCGGTGTATTAGAAATATATAAAAGGTTAAGGCCAGGGGAGCCTGCAAACCTAGAAAATGCTAGGACATTGTTAGAGTCCCTATTTTTTGATGCCCGTCGTTATGACCTAGCTCCAGTAGGTAGATATAAAGTAAATAAAAAACTACAAGTTAAATGGAGATTATTAAATAAAAAATTAGCTGAAACAATTGTTACTGAAGATGGAGAAATCTTAGCAGAAGCCGGACAATACTTAGATGAAGAAACTTTAGACAATATTTTAAAAACGGAAGGGATTCCTGTTAAATATAAAGTATTTAATACAGAAGGAAAACCTGTATTAGTTATTGGTAATGGCAATCAACCGAAGAGGCTTTTACATATCACTAGAGAGGATATAGTGGCTTCTATCGGCTATCTTTTAAATTTAATGGACGGAATTGGTAATGTCGATGATATAGATCATCTAGGAAATAGAAGGTTAAGATGTGTAGGGGAGCTATTACAAAATCAATTCCGCATCGGTCTTTCTAGAATGGAAAGGGTAGTTAGGGAAAGGATGACTATCCAAGACATTGATTCCATAACACCTAGTGTTTTAATAAATATTAGACCTGTCGTTGCTGCCATTAAAGAATTCTTTGGCAGTAGCCAGTTATCACAATTTATGGACCAACATAATCCATTGGCGGAGTTGACCCATAAAAGAAGGTTAAGTGCCCTTGGACCTGGAGGATTGAGCAGGGATAGAGCTGGCTTTGAGGTCCGTGACGTTCATCACTCCCACTATGGCAGGATGTGTCCTATCGAGACCCCTGAAGGACCTAATATCGGCCTTATCGGTAACTTAAGTACCTTTGCCAGGGTAAATGAATATGGGTTTATTGAGACACCATATCGTAAAGTAAATAAAGCTGAAGGTCGGGTTCTTGATGAAATAGTTTATTTAACAGCAGATGATGAAGATCAATATGTTATCGCCCAAGCAAATGCTCCAGTAGATGAAAATGGCTATTTCTTAACAGAAAGGGTAACGACAAGGTATCGACATGAAATCCTTTCAAAATCACCAAATCAAGTGGATTTTATGGACGTTTCTCCAAAACAAGTGTTTAGTGTGGCTACTGGCTTAATTCCTTTCTTAGAAAATGACGATGCTAACCGTGCTTTGATGGGTGCTAACATGCAACGTCAAGCAGTTCCATTACTAACCACACAAGCCCCTTTAGTAGGAACGGGATTGGAGTATAGAGCTGCAAAAGATTCAGGAGTTGTGGTTATTGCCTTAGCTGATGGTATAGTAGAAAAAGTTACTTCTACTGAAATTACTATAAAGAGGGCTAATCCGGGAGATAACCAAGATAGAATTATCAATGGTATAAGTAAAGAAATCTTCCCTAAAAATTCTTATAACGGAAGAGATATATATATATTGACCAAATTCCAGCGCTCTAATCAAGGTACGTGTATAAACCAAAAACCAATAGTTCATACTGGTGATAAAGTTACCGCTGGAGACATTATAGCTGATGGTCCTTCCACTGATCAGGGCGAGTTAGCATTAGGTAAAAATGTTTTAGTTGCCTTTATGACTTGGGAAGGTTATAACTATGAAGATGCGATCTTATTAAGCGAAAAATTAGTAAAAGAAGATGTTTTTACTTCTATTCATATTGAAGAATATGAAGCTGAAGCTAGAGATACTAAATTAGGTCCAGAAGAAATTACAAGGGAAATACCTAATGTCGGTGAAGATGCTTTAAAAGATTTAGATGAGAGAGGAATTATAAGAATAGGTGCTGAAGTAAGACCTGGCGATATCCTTGTTGGAAAAGTAACTCCAAAGGGTGAAACAGAGCTTACTGCAGAAGAAAGGCTTTTGAGGGCAATCTTTGGTGAAAAAGCCAGGGAAGTTAGGGATACTTCCTTAAGGGTTCCCCATGGAGAAGCTGGTAGAATTGTCGATGTAAAAGTGTTTAATAGAGAAGACGGAGATGAGCTTCCACCAGGGGTTAACCAACTTGTAAGGGTATATATCGCCCAGAAGCGAAAAATATCAGAGGGTGACAAAATGGCTGGACGCCATGGTAACAAAGGTGTTATTGCCAGGATTTTACCAGAAGAAGATATGCCGTTTTTAGCTGACGGTACCCCAGTTGAAGTAGTCCTTAACCCTCTAGGGGTTCCTTCTAGGATGAATATCGGACAGGTATTAGAAACCCATTTAGGTTGGGCTGCTAAGACATTAGGATATCATATAGCAACTCCAGTATTTGATGGAGCTAGGGAAAATGACGTTTTTGACCTTTTAAAACAAGCGGGTCTTCCTGAAAATGGTAAAACCGTTTTATATGATGGTAGAACCGGTGAGAGGTTTGATAATGAAGTAACCGTTGGATATGTATATATGCTAAAATTGGCCCACTTAGTAGACGATAAAATCCATGCCCGTTCTACTGGTCCCTACTCACTGGTAACCCAACAACCTCTAGGTGGTAAAGCACAGTTTGGAGGACAAAGGTTTGGAGAAATGGAGGTTTGGGCTTTAGAAGCATATGGTGCTGCCCATACACTTCAAGAAATACTCACCGTTAAGTCAGATGATGTAGTAGGTCGTGTAAAAACATATGAAGCAATTGTTAAAGGTGAAAACATACCTGAACCTGGAGTCCCAGAATCCTTTAAAGTGTTAATCAAAGAGCTTCAGAGTTTATGTATGGATGTAAAAATCCTTGGTGAAAACTATGATGAAATTGAGATTAAAGAAAGTGATGACGATGAGCCTAGGGAGTTAGAGGTTAATTTAGAGGGTAAAGAGGAAGAACCTATTACAAAACCTGTACCCAATATTCCAACTTCCGTTGACCAGTCTGAGGAAGAAGTAGAAGAATTAGAAAATGATGATGATTTAGATGGAGAAATAGATCTCGAACCAATTACAACAGATGATGATCATGAAAATTTCCCGTTTGATGAACAAGACGATTTTGATGATTACGATGACTATGACGACTATGATGATTACGATGACTATGGAAGCAAACCGAAAAAAAGTAAAAAAAGTAAGTTCAGGGATGACTCTTACTTATCTGATGATGATTTGTAA